The following proteins come from a genomic window of Lolium rigidum isolate FL_2022 chromosome 5, APGP_CSIRO_Lrig_0.1, whole genome shotgun sequence:
- the LOC124658171 gene encoding beta-1,3-galactosyltransferase 7-like gives MKAKNGAAVAGERRPMVSRTILLLCVCSFGLGMLFTDQFGTTPDLKSPVVVQRRPQEGELQIKSEDFVAKTKPSDDMDVMGEVTKTHEAIQYLDKSIATLQMELAARRSTQELLGGTDGVRKERKKAFVVIGINTAFSSKKRRDSVRATWMLQGEKLKKLEEEKGIVIRFMIGHSPAANNALDKAIDAEDAIHHDFLRLDHVEGYHKLTAKTKTFFSTAVASWDADFYVKVDDDVHVNLGALITTLSRHKLKPRVYIGCMKSGPVLSDKTSKYHEPEFWKFGEDGNKYFRHATGQLYAISRDLATYISVNQPLLHKFANEDVSLGAWFIGLDVEHIDDREMCCGSETDCEWKAQAGNVCVASFDWRCSGVCNPVERLKDVHSRCGEGDEAIWSTSF, from the exons ATGAAGGCCAAGaacggcgccgccgtcgccggcgagaGGAGGCCGATGGTGTCGAGGACGATACTGCTCCTCTGCGTCTGCAGCTTCGGCCTCGGCATGCTCTTCACCGACCA GTTCGGAACGACGCCGGATTTGAAGAGCCCGGTCGTGGTGCAGCGGCGGCCGCAGGAAGGGGAGTTGCAGATCAAGTCTGAAGATTTTGTTGCCAAGACG AAACCATCTGACGATATGGACGTGATGGGGGAAGTCACAAAGACTCATGAGGCCATACA GTATTTAGACAAGTCAATTGCCACACTACAGATGGAGCTGGCGGCGAGGCGCAGCACACAGGAGCTGCTCGGAGGCACGGATGGTGTAAGAAAGGAAAGGAAAAAGGCTTTCGTTGTGATCGGGATCAATACCGCCTTCAGTAGCAAGAAGCGACGCGACTCTGTCAGGGCGACCTGGATGCTTCAAG GCGAGAAACTCAAGAAACTTGAAGAGGAAAAGGGAATTGTCATTCGATTTATGATTGGACATAG TCCTGCAGCGAACAATGCCCTTGATAAGGCTATAGACGCCGAGGATGCTATTCATCACGACTTTCTTAGGCTG GACCATGTTGAAGGGTACCACAAGCTAACTGCAAAAACCAAGACATTCTTCTCCACTGCTGTGGCCTCATGGGATGCTGACTTCTATGTCAAGGTGGATGATGATGTTCATGTCAACCTTG GTGCACTCATCACAACTCTTAGCCGGCATAAATTGAAGCCTCGGGTCTATATCGGCTGTATGAAGTCAGGACCAGTTCTTTCGGACAA AACCTCGAAATATCACGAGCCAGAGTTCTGGAAGTTTGGAGAGGACGGGAACAAGTACTTCCGCCATGCCACTGGACAGCTATATGCCATCTCAAGGGACCTTGCCACCTACATCTCAGTCAACCA GCCACTACTGCACAAATTCGCAAATGAAGATGTGTCACTGGGAGCGTGGTTCATCGGGCTAGATGTTGAGCACATTGACGACAGGGAGATGTGCTGTGGATCAGAAACAG ATTGCgagtggaaggcacaggcagggaaCGTCTGCGTCGCATCCTTCGACTGGAGGTGCAGCGGGGTTTGCAACCCAGTCGAAAGGCTGAAGGATGTGCACTCGAGATGCGGTGAAGGAGACGAGGCAATCTGGAGCACCTCATTCTGA
- the LOC124658172 gene encoding dehydrodolichyl diphosphate synthase CPT3-like: protein MEKPDETMTTGVVATLLKFVRKCVIAVLSYGPMPEHIAFIMDGNRRYAKVRSMKEGTGHRMGFSALIASLLYCYEMGVKYITVYAFSIDNFKRDPSEVQYLMELMEEKINELLEKRDVINKVNCKINFWGDLDMLTEPVKLAAQKLMESTAGNTGLVFSVCMPYNSTSEIVNAVNELCAERRDIAHKEHLGNCNGHAAINGAHSDISIADLDRHMYSHGCPDPDIVIRTSGEARLSNFLLWQTTFSHLQNPDPLWPEFSLRHLSWAILQYQRVYPYVEQNKKLAKKQL, encoded by the coding sequence ATGGAGAAGCCTGATGAGACAATGACGACTGGTGTTGTTGCAACTCTGCTGAAATTTGTACGCAAATGCGTCATAGCTGTCCTCTCATATGGCCCGATGCCTGAACACATCGCGTTTATAATGGATGGTAACCGTAGATATGCTAAAGTCAGAAGTATGAAGGAAGGCACTGGTCACAGGATGGGTTTCTCCGCTCTAATTGCAAGTCTGCTATACTGCTACGAAATGGGTGTGAAGTACATTACAGTGTATGCGTTTAGCATCGACAACTTCAAGAGAGACCCAAGTGAGGTGCAGTACCTGATGGAGCTAATGGAGGAGAAGATCAATGAGCTATTGGAAAAAAGAGATGTCATCAATAAGGTTAACTGCAAGATCAACTTCTGGGGGGACTTGGACATGTTGACTGAACCGGTGAAGTTAGCAGCTCAAAAGCTGATGGAAAGCACCGCTGGGAACACTGGATTGGTGTTCTCTGTTTGCATGCCTTACAACTCGACTTCAGAGATTGTGAATGCTGTTAACGAGCTGTGTGCCGAACGGAGGGATATTGCCCACAAAGAGCACCTGGGCAACTGTAATGGTCATGCTGCAATTAATGGTGCACATTCAGATATTTCCATAGCTGATTTGGATCGCCATATGTACAGCCATGGATGCCCGGATCCTGACATTGTGATCAGGACTTCAGGCGAGGCTCGACTCAGCAATTTCCTTCTGTGGCAGACGACGTTTAGCCATTTGCAGAATCCAGACCCACTATGGCCCGAGTTCTCTCTGAGGCATCTTTCTTGGGCTATATTACAGTACCAGAGAGTTTATCCTTATGTAGAGCAAAACAAAAAACTAGCAAAGAAGCAGTTGTAA
- the LOC124655255 gene encoding aspartic proteinase nepenthesin-1-like gives MKQAVVALALPLLLAASVYASAPPDSTAAFAGDVRVDLTHVDAGKQMSRRELIRRAMRRSKARAAALSVARSGNNGRHAGKSAEEQQQPGVAVRPSGDLEYLVDLAIGTPPQPVSALLDTGSDLIWTQCAPCASCLPQPDPLFTPGASSSYEPMRCSGQLCGEILHHACQRPDTCTYRYNYGDGTTTLGVYATERFTFSSSSGERVSALLGFGCGSMNIGSLNNGSGIVGFGRNPLSLVSQMSIRRFSYCLTPYASARKSTLLFGSLTAGVYDDASGPVQTTRLLQSPHNPTFYYVPFTGVTVGTRRLRIPLSAFALSPADGSGGVIVDSGTALTLFPAAVLTEVVRAFRAQLRLPFANSSGPDDGVCFATAPMRRRGPPVPVPRMVFHFEGADLDLPRRNYILDDQRRGSLCLLLADSGDSGSTIGNFLQQDMRVLYDLEAETLSFAPADC, from the coding sequence ATGAAGCAAGCAGTGGTGGCGCTAGCCTtgccgctgctcctcgcggcgtCGGTCTACGCTTCCGCGCCGCCGGACAGTACGGCGGCCTTCGCCGGAGACGTCCGCGTCGACCTGACGCACGTGGACGCCGGGAAGCAGATGTCGAGGCGCGAGCTGATCAGGCGCGCCATGCGGCGCAGcaaggcgagggcggcggcgctctCCGTGGCGAGGAGCGGAAACAACGGGCGCCACGCCGGCAAGAgcgcggaggagcagcagcagcctgGCGTGGCCGTGCGCCCGTCGGGCGACCTCGAGTACCTCGTCGACCTCGCCATCGGCACGCCGCCGCAGCCCGTGTCCGCGCTGCTGGACACCGGCAGCGACCTCATCTGGACGCAGTGCGCGCCGTGCGCAAGCTGCCTCCCGCAGCCGGACCCGCTCTTCACCCCGGGCGCGTCGTCGTCGTACGAGCCCATGCGGTGCTCGGGCCAGCTCTGCGGCGAGATCCTGCACCACGCCTGCCAGAGGCCGGACACGTGCACCTACCGGTACAACTACGGCGACGGGACCACCACGCTGGGCGTCTACGCCACCGAGCGGTTCACCTTCTCGTCGTCGTCCGGCGAGAGGGTGAGTGCCCTGCTCGGGTTCGGCTGCGGCAGCATGAACATCGGCAGCCTCAACAACGGCTCCGGCATCGTCGGCTTCGGGCGGAACCCGCTCTCGCTCGTGTCGCAGATGTCCATCCGCCGCTTCTCCTACTGCCTCACGCCCTACGCCAGCGCCAGGAAGAGCACCCTCCTGTTCGGCTCCCTCACCGCCGGCGTCTACGACGACGCCAGCGGCCCCGTCCAGACCACCAGGCTCCTGCAGAGCCCTCACAACCCGACCTTCTACTACGTGCCCTTCACCGGCGTCACGGTCGGCACCAGGCGGCTGCGGATACCGCTCTCGGCGTTCGCGCTCAGCCCCGCCGACGGCTCCGGCGGGGTCATCGTCGACTCCGGGACGGCGCTCACGCTTTTCCCGGCGGCCGTGCTGACCGAGGTCGTGAGGGCGTTCCGCGCACAGCTGAGGCTCCCGTTCGCGAACAGCAGCGGCCCGGACGACGGCGTGTGCTTCGCGACGGCGCCCATGCGGAGGCGCGGgccgccggtgccggtgccgagGATGGTGTTCCACTTCGAGGGCGCGGACCTCGACCTGCCGCGGCGGAACTACATCCTGGACGACCAGAGAAGAGGGAGCCTGTGCCTCCTCCTGGCCGACTCCGGCGACTCGGGCTCCACGATAGGCAACTTCCTGCAGCAGGACATGCGCGTGCTCTACGATCTCGAGGCGGAAACATTGTCGTTCGCTCCGGCGGACTGCTGA